A stretch of the Lytechinus variegatus isolate NC3 chromosome 5, Lvar_3.0, whole genome shotgun sequence genome encodes the following:
- the LOC121416124 gene encoding secretory carrier-associated membrane protein 1-like isoform X3, which produces MESSQSFESYWWQRDPSVTEATANSRGGLEEFNPFEDSNRQASNGSKTTPVAAPLPVKPQQQPAVMAPTSELPPSYTQSAAQPAVSEGAAELQKRQEELERKAAELSRREQQMRSAQYNTRENNWPPLPKWFPLQPCFYQDFAVDIPLEFQRTVKMGYYLWIVYSLLLFINLWIVLAYFAVFKGGNAGLCFGLAILFLVLNVPCSFICWYRALYKAFRSDSSFNFFLFFFIFFFQFIVTVVQAIGIDQFGTVGWVNGLQSMGKAENVSGKAIAGCMLIVAALFTTMAVLDVIYLQKVHALYRGTGASFSKAQEEFARGVVTNPGVQTATREAAASAVSGATTSMFSSGGGAGNNRM; this is translated from the exons ATGGAATCATCACAAAGTTTTGAATCGTACTGGTGGCAGAGG GATCCATCAGTTACCGAGGCAACGGCAAACTCCCGAGGTGGGCTGGAGGAATTCAATCCTTTTGAAGACTCAAACAGACAG GCAAGTAATGGTTCGAAAACAACACCAGTAGCTGCCCCGTTACCAGTTAAACCCCAGCAACAGCCTGCCGTGATGGCACCAACATCAGAGTTACCACCATCATACACACAGTCAGCAGCTCAACCA GCTGTTAGTGAAGGAGCAGCAGAATTACAAAAGAGACAGGAAGAGCTAGAAAGGAAGGCTGCGGAACTTTCAAGAAGAGAACAACAAATGAGAAGTGCACAATATAACA cACGAGAAAACAATTGGCCACCGCTTCCCAAATGGTTTCCTCTCCAGCCCTGTTTCTATCAAGACTTTGCTGTTGATATCCCCTTGGAATTCCAGAGGACAGTCAAAATGGGATACTATCTTTGGATTG TATATTCGCTGTTATTGTTCATAAACCTGTGGATCGTCCTTGCCTACTTCGCTGTTTTCAAAGGAGGAAACGCCGGGCTCTGTTTTGGATTAGCCATTCTCTTTCTGGTCCTCAATGTTCCATGTTCCTTCATCTGTTGGTACCGAGCATTATACAAAGCTTTCAG GAGTGACAGCTCCTTCaacttctttctctttttcttcatatttttcttccaaTTTATTGTTACTGTTGTGCAAGCGATAGGCATTGATCAGTTTGGAACAGT GGGCTGGGTTAATGGGTTGCAGTCAATGGGCAAAGCTGAAAATGTTTCTGGAAAGGCCATCGCCGGATGTATGTTAATAGTTGCAGCTCTTTTCACCACAATGGCCGTCCTAGATGTCATCTATCTGCAAAAG GTCCATGCACTGTACAGAGGTACAGGCGCCAGCTTCTCAAAAGCCCAGGAAGAGTTTGCGAGGGGCGTCGTCACCAACCCTGGTGTACAGACTGCGACAAGGGAAGCCGCGGCCAGCGCTGTGAGCGGCGCCACCACATCCATGTTCAGCTCCGGTGGAGGAGCGGGAAACAACAGAATGTGA
- the LOC121416124 gene encoding secretory carrier-associated membrane protein 1-like isoform X1 translates to MESSQSFESYWWQRDPSVTEATANSRGGLEEFNPFEDSNRQASNGSKTTPVAAPLPVKPQQQPAVMAPTSELPPSYTQSAAQPAVSEGAAELQKRQEELERKAAELSRREQQMRSAQYNTRENNWPPLPKWFPLQPCFYQDFAVDIPLEFQRTVKMGYYLWIVYSLLLFINLWIVLAYFAVFKGGNAGLCFGLAILFLVLNVPCSFICWYRALYKAFRSDSSFNFFLFFFIFFFQFIVTVVQAIGIDQFGTVGIINGLSLIGSGSKGDDKSGMIIGGLMLMIGCMFGTLAVLDLLYLIKVHALYRGTGASFSKAQEEFARGVVTNPGVQTATREAAASAVSGATTSMFSSGGGAGNNRM, encoded by the exons ATGGAATCATCACAAAGTTTTGAATCGTACTGGTGGCAGAGG GATCCATCAGTTACCGAGGCAACGGCAAACTCCCGAGGTGGGCTGGAGGAATTCAATCCTTTTGAAGACTCAAACAGACAG GCAAGTAATGGTTCGAAAACAACACCAGTAGCTGCCCCGTTACCAGTTAAACCCCAGCAACAGCCTGCCGTGATGGCACCAACATCAGAGTTACCACCATCATACACACAGTCAGCAGCTCAACCA GCTGTTAGTGAAGGAGCAGCAGAATTACAAAAGAGACAGGAAGAGCTAGAAAGGAAGGCTGCGGAACTTTCAAGAAGAGAACAACAAATGAGAAGTGCACAATATAACA cACGAGAAAACAATTGGCCACCGCTTCCCAAATGGTTTCCTCTCCAGCCCTGTTTCTATCAAGACTTTGCTGTTGATATCCCCTTGGAATTCCAGAGGACAGTCAAAATGGGATACTATCTTTGGATTG TATATTCGCTGTTATTGTTCATAAACCTGTGGATCGTCCTTGCCTACTTCGCTGTTTTCAAAGGAGGAAACGCCGGGCTCTGTTTTGGATTAGCCATTCTCTTTCTGGTCCTCAATGTTCCATGTTCCTTCATCTGTTGGTACCGAGCATTATACAAAGCTTTCAG GAGTGACAGCTCCTTCaacttctttctctttttcttcatatttttcttccaaTTTATTGTTACTGTTGTGCAAGCGATAGGCATTGATCAGTTTGGAACAGT AGGTATAATCAATGGCCTTTCGTTGATAGGCTCAGGTAGTAAAGGTGATGACAAGTCTGGAATGATTATAGGTGGACTAATGCTAATGATTGGTTGCATGTTTGGCACGTTGGCTGTGTTAGACCTTCTCTATCTGATAAAG GTCCATGCACTGTACAGAGGTACAGGCGCCAGCTTCTCAAAAGCCCAGGAAGAGTTTGCGAGGGGCGTCGTCACCAACCCTGGTGTACAGACTGCGACAAGGGAAGCCGCGGCCAGCGCTGTGAGCGGCGCCACCACATCCATGTTCAGCTCCGGTGGAGGAGCGGGAAACAACAGAATGTGA
- the LOC121416124 gene encoding secretory carrier-associated membrane protein 1-like isoform X2, which translates to MESSQSFESYWWQRDPSVTEATANSRGGLEEFNPFEDSNRQASNGSKTTPVAAPLPVKPQQQPAVMAPTSELPPSYTQSAAQPAVSEGAAELQKRQEELERKAAELSRREQQMRSAQYNTRENNWPPLPKWFPLQPCFYQDFAVDIPLEFQRTVKMGYYLWIAYALVLILNSIFAVVYLGVAGGASSGVCFGLSLVALFISTPCAFVCWYRPMYKAFRSDSSFNFFLFFFIFFFQFIVTVVQAIGIDQFGTVGIINGLSLIGSGSKGDDKSGMIIGGLMLMIGCMFGTLAVLDLLYLIKVHALYRGTGASFSKAQEEFARGVVTNPGVQTATREAAASAVSGATTSMFSSGGGAGNNRM; encoded by the exons ATGGAATCATCACAAAGTTTTGAATCGTACTGGTGGCAGAGG GATCCATCAGTTACCGAGGCAACGGCAAACTCCCGAGGTGGGCTGGAGGAATTCAATCCTTTTGAAGACTCAAACAGACAG GCAAGTAATGGTTCGAAAACAACACCAGTAGCTGCCCCGTTACCAGTTAAACCCCAGCAACAGCCTGCCGTGATGGCACCAACATCAGAGTTACCACCATCATACACACAGTCAGCAGCTCAACCA GCTGTTAGTGAAGGAGCAGCAGAATTACAAAAGAGACAGGAAGAGCTAGAAAGGAAGGCTGCGGAACTTTCAAGAAGAGAACAACAAATGAGAAGTGCACAATATAACA cACGAGAAAACAATTGGCCACCGCTTCCCAAATGGTTTCCTCTCCAGCCCTGTTTCTATCAAGACTTTGCTGTTGATATCCCCTTGGAATTCCAGAGGACAGTCAAAATGGGATACTATCTTTGGATTG CTTATGCTTTGGTGTTGATACTGAACAGTATCTTTGCTGTGGTATACCTTGGTGTTGCCGGGGGTGCTAGCTCGGGAGTGTGCTTTGGTCTCAGTCTGGTCGCACTCTTCATATCCACCCCCTGTGCGTTTGTCTGTTGGTATAGACCAATGTACAAAGCATTTAG GAGTGACAGCTCCTTCaacttctttctctttttcttcatatttttcttccaaTTTATTGTTACTGTTGTGCAAGCGATAGGCATTGATCAGTTTGGAACAGT AGGTATAATCAATGGCCTTTCGTTGATAGGCTCAGGTAGTAAAGGTGATGACAAGTCTGGAATGATTATAGGTGGACTAATGCTAATGATTGGTTGCATGTTTGGCACGTTGGCTGTGTTAGACCTTCTCTATCTGATAAAG GTCCATGCACTGTACAGAGGTACAGGCGCCAGCTTCTCAAAAGCCCAGGAAGAGTTTGCGAGGGGCGTCGTCACCAACCCTGGTGTACAGACTGCGACAAGGGAAGCCGCGGCCAGCGCTGTGAGCGGCGCCACCACATCCATGTTCAGCTCCGGTGGAGGAGCGGGAAACAACAGAATGTGA
- the LOC121416124 gene encoding secretory carrier-associated membrane protein 1-like isoform X4 — protein sequence MIGPEYIDPSVTEATANSRGGLEEFNPFEDSNRQASNGSKTTPVAAPLPVKPQQQPAVMAPTSELPPSYTQSAAQPAVSEGAAELQKRQEELERKAAELSRREQQMRSAQYNTRENNWPPLPKWFPLQPCFYQDFAVDIPLEFQRTVKMGYYLWIVYSLLLFINLWIVLAYFAVFKGGNAGLCFGLAILFLVLNVPCSFICWYRALYKAFRSDSSFNFFLFFFIFFFQFIVTVVQAIGIDQFGTVGIINGLSLIGSGSKGDDKSGMIIGGLMLMIGCMFGTLAVLDLLYLIKVHALYRGTGASFSKAQEEFARGVVTNPGVQTATREAAASAVSGATTSMFSSGGGAGNNRM from the exons ATGATCGGACCGGAGTATATA GATCCATCAGTTACCGAGGCAACGGCAAACTCCCGAGGTGGGCTGGAGGAATTCAATCCTTTTGAAGACTCAAACAGACAG GCAAGTAATGGTTCGAAAACAACACCAGTAGCTGCCCCGTTACCAGTTAAACCCCAGCAACAGCCTGCCGTGATGGCACCAACATCAGAGTTACCACCATCATACACACAGTCAGCAGCTCAACCA GCTGTTAGTGAAGGAGCAGCAGAATTACAAAAGAGACAGGAAGAGCTAGAAAGGAAGGCTGCGGAACTTTCAAGAAGAGAACAACAAATGAGAAGTGCACAATATAACA cACGAGAAAACAATTGGCCACCGCTTCCCAAATGGTTTCCTCTCCAGCCCTGTTTCTATCAAGACTTTGCTGTTGATATCCCCTTGGAATTCCAGAGGACAGTCAAAATGGGATACTATCTTTGGATTG TATATTCGCTGTTATTGTTCATAAACCTGTGGATCGTCCTTGCCTACTTCGCTGTTTTCAAAGGAGGAAACGCCGGGCTCTGTTTTGGATTAGCCATTCTCTTTCTGGTCCTCAATGTTCCATGTTCCTTCATCTGTTGGTACCGAGCATTATACAAAGCTTTCAG GAGTGACAGCTCCTTCaacttctttctctttttcttcatatttttcttccaaTTTATTGTTACTGTTGTGCAAGCGATAGGCATTGATCAGTTTGGAACAGT AGGTATAATCAATGGCCTTTCGTTGATAGGCTCAGGTAGTAAAGGTGATGACAAGTCTGGAATGATTATAGGTGGACTAATGCTAATGATTGGTTGCATGTTTGGCACGTTGGCTGTGTTAGACCTTCTCTATCTGATAAAG GTCCATGCACTGTACAGAGGTACAGGCGCCAGCTTCTCAAAAGCCCAGGAAGAGTTTGCGAGGGGCGTCGTCACCAACCCTGGTGTACAGACTGCGACAAGGGAAGCCGCGGCCAGCGCTGTGAGCGGCGCCACCACATCCATGTTCAGCTCCGGTGGAGGAGCGGGAAACAACAGAATGTGA